The following proteins are co-located in the Macaca thibetana thibetana isolate TM-01 chromosome 6, ASM2454274v1, whole genome shotgun sequence genome:
- the IL9 gene encoding interleukin-9, with translation MLLATVLTSALLLCSVAGRGCPTSTGIVMDINFLINKMQEDAASKCHCSANVTSCLCLPIPSDNCPGPCFREGLSQMTNTTVQTRYPLIFNRVKKSVEVLKNNKCPNFSCEQPCNQTMAGNTLTFLKSLLEVFQKEKMRGMGGKI, from the exons ATGCTTCTGGCCACAGTCCTTACCTCTGCCCTGCTCCTGTGCTCCGTGGCAGGCCGGGGGTGTCCAACCTCGACGGGGATCGTCATGGACATCAACTTCCTCATCAACAAGATGCAG GAAGATGCAGCTTCGAAGTGCCACTGCAGTGCTAAT GTGACCAGTTGTCTCTGTCTGCCCATTCCTTCT GACAACTGCCCTGGACCATGCTTCAGGGAGGGACTGTCTCAGATGACCAATACCACAGTGCAAACAAGATACCCGCTGATTTTCAATCGGGTGAAAAAATCGGTTGAAGTACTAAAGAACAACAAGTGTCCC AATTTTTCCTGTGAACAGCCATGCAACCAAACCATGGCAGGCAACACGCTGACATTTCTGAAGAGTCTCCTGGAagttttccagaaagaaaagatgagaggGATGGGAGGCAAAATATGa